One stretch of Hevea brasiliensis isolate MT/VB/25A 57/8 chromosome 12, ASM3005281v1, whole genome shotgun sequence DNA includes these proteins:
- the LOC110631909 gene encoding uncharacterized protein LOC110631909, giving the protein MMLTLAVGCSSAALAPMVSALSTYGKALVHLPTTHFGFKGSQLPSHLCIPTTPISSFKIAVATVDSNEPSSSFPNPPDKQEANKYYFVVANAKFMLDEEEHFKELLFERLHNFGERNKEQDFWLVIEPKFLDKFPNITKRLKRPAVALVSTNGPWITFMKLRLDRVLSDSYEVDTLEEALASNPTTLEFEKPENWVAPYPKYEYGWWEPFLLAGFKESKV; this is encoded by the exons atgatgttaACTCTTGCAGTGGGTTGTTCATCAGCTGCTCTGGCGCCCATGGTTTCTGCACTTTCCACCTATGGCAAAGCCTTGGTTCACCTTCCAACTACACACTTTGGCTTCAAAGGATCACAACTGCCATCGCATCTCTGCATCCCCACCACACCCATTTCCTCTTTTAAGATTGCTGTTGCCACTGTTGACTCAAATGAACCCAGTTCATCCTTTCCGAATCCTCCTGACAAG CAAGAAGCCAACAAGTACTATTTTGTTGTTGCAAATGCAAAATTCATGCTGGATGAAGAGGAACACTTTAAGGAGCTCTTGTTTGAACGCCTTCATAATTTTGGAGAGCGTAATAAAGAGCAGGACTTCTGGCTTGTGATTGAGCCCAAGTTCTTGGACAAATTCCCTAATATTACTAAGAGGTTAAAGAGACCTGCCGTTGCTCTGGTGTCAACTAATGGTCCATGGATCAC GTTTATGAAACTAAGATTGGACCGGGTTTTATCTGATAGCTATGAAGTTGATACTCTAGAAGAAGCTTTAGCCTCCAACCCTACCACCCTAGAGTTTGAGAAGCCAGAAAATTGGGTGGCACCATATCCAAAATATGAATATGGGTGGTGGGAACCCTTCTTGCTTGCTGGATTTAAAGAATCAAAAGTATAG